The genomic stretch GTGGAaccccagtttcctcatctgtgagttGGGCTGGTGTCCTGCCACCTAAGCCATTCATCTTGAGGACTGAGTGGGATCCTGTCTGTGGGCACTGTTCACACAGGGGTGATAGTGGACCTGTGTTGAGTCTGCAGTGCTCCAGGGCATTCTCAGGACTATGAAGGAGCCACTCTGTTTACCAAATACGCAAGTGGAATAAATAACCTGCCCTGTTTGCAAGCGACTGTCCTGGTTTCAAATTCAGTACTGTGCTCTCTGAGCCCGTTCTGTGTAGGGGTTCCCATTGCTGCAGGGATGGCAGCGactgcagtgggggtggggggtgaggggtagggggtgggggtgggggacagccAATGGTTCCCTAATGACAACTGTCAGGTAAGAGAGAGCACTGTTACCATAGCCTTTGGTAGGTGGGAAGTGGCCATCTGCCAATACCCAACTCTCTGTAGCACTTATGGGTCACTTTGCCTATGAGTGTGCCTGTTGTCTCTTGGGCCTGTATAGGCCAATGCCTACAGTGCCTAACCCTGTGCATTTCTGCACCCTCCCAGGCTCAACGCTGGCGCAGTGAGAACTTCGAGAGGCCGGTGGACCTTGAGGGCTCAGGGGATGACGACTCGTTTCCTGATGATGAACTGGATTACCTCTACTCGGGCTCAGGCTCTGGCTGTAAGTAATCCCCAAGTCTCCCTGCGTGTTTCTGGCATGTAGCACCAGTCAATGAGCTTTTAAGGCCACTTGAGTTTGTGCTGCCACTGTATGGAGAACAAGACCTCAAAAAGGAGGAGGGCAGAGCATCCTTCTGGCATGAGGTGTGCTAGGAAGTCTTCAGAGCCCAGGACTCTTGTGTGCAGTCTGGGCCTGTCCCCAGCCCCACGGCTCCTGCCCTGTGGCTCATGCCCTGTGGCTCATTGACGAAATGTAGACAGCCATTCAGTGACTCAGTGTTCCCAGCTTGGCACCAATTATATGTGGAAGGCCATTGGAAGTCCTCAGCAGGGATGATTTTTTGGCCTCATCTGAAGCAGGTAGTCCCTTGGGTCCATCAGCAGCGGCCAAGCTCAGCATGAGGATAGGGTTACAGAGAGCTTCAGGGACCTAGGATTGGGTTGCTGAGTCTGTCTTGGGGAAGGCCGGTTTACTGTGTGTGGGTCAGGCAGGGTGATGGTAGATCCAGCAGCTCTGACCCAGCCTTGTGGCCAGGCAGCTGAGTGACTTCTGACCCCTTGGAACACCCATGTTCCTATCTGCTGAGGGATTGACCTTCCTCACATAGGCCCTGAGAGGCGGGGGCAGGAAGTCAGTGTGACCCTGGAATTGGTAACTGAGAGAGTGTGCTGAGATGGACccagccagggtgtgtgtgtgtgtgtgaccagacTGTCCCAGGCTCATACTCCTGAGCtgctccatctctgcctccagtcTCCCTCCAGTGTGTGCTTTAAGCCTCCTCACTAAGCTGGTGCTGTCTTCTATAGTGTCACTTCCTGGCTCACACTCTGCCTATTCAGCCCTCAAAGACCCTGGCTTCCCATGGGCTCTTCTCACCCTCCCATCTTTTCCCCTCCGAGTCCCTTATCTTATCTCTACCTGAGTCATTTATGTGACTCTTTAAGAAGGCCTTATCCTCTCGGGTGCTCTGCTCATATCTGAGAGGTTGGGTGATGCAGGGTCCCCACTGCCCTGAATTTGTGCAGGGCATGTCCTTGTGTCTGGCCCTTCCCAAGAGGTCGGGCCTTACCCTCCTGTAACCCTGAGTGGATTCCAGACAGAGGCATCCGTTCACCAGTTGCTAGGACTCAGGAGGAGTGGGTTGGCAGAGTCAGGGCAGGCTGCCTGGAAGCGGTGGCCCCTTCGAAGATTTTGGCTAGGCATGGGCTAGCTCATCTGGTCAGACTTCCTCcattctctcttgttttcttggggGAAAAATTGCTTGGAGAGGTGGGTGTACTGGGAAGGCAGTGCCTGCTTGGGGATCTGGCAGTGAGGAGTACCCACTCCCCAgggctctccctctccccacccccacagacttCGAGCAGGAGTCCGGCCTTGAGACAGCCATGCAGTTCGTCCCTGACATAGCCCTGGCTGCGCCCACTGCACCCGCCGTGCTACCCACAACAGATATCCAGCCTGTGGATACCCCATTTGAGGAGCTTGTTTCTGAGCACCCCAGCCCTGAACCGGTTACTAGTCCCCCACTGATGACAGAGGTGACGGAAGTCCTGGAAGAGCCCAGCCAGAGAGCCACCACCATGTCCACCACTGCATctaccactgctgccaccaccacagggGCCCCTACTATGGCCACAGCACCTGCCACAGCAGCCACCACTGCCCCTAGCACTCCTGCGGCACCCCCTGCCATGGCTAGCACTGCAGACATAAGGACCACCGGCATACAGGGGCTGCTGCCTCTTCCCTTGACCACTGCAGCTACAGCCCAGGCTGCTACCCCAGCAGCTCCCTCACCACCCACTACTGTGGCTACCTTGGACACGGAGGCCCCAACACCTAGGCTGGTCAACACAGCTACCTCTCGGCCACGAGCCCTTCCTTGGCCAGTCACCACCCAGGAGCCTGATGTTGCTGAGAGGAGTACTCTGCCATTGGGGACCACCGCTCCTGGACCCACGGAGGTGGCTCAGGTGAGGACAGTGGGTGAGAAAGGGCTTTAGTACAAATTGGACAGAGTTGCGTTGGGTAGGGACCAGGAGGTGCCAGGCAAGGCaggcctggtgtgtgtgctgggtgggAGCCTCTGGACAGGGTCAGGGGATGTCAGAGAGCCAGGGCAGCTGGGTTGTGGTTGCTATTGAGCCAAGATACCAATTAGGTGGATTTGTGGAGTGGAGTTGGGGGATGACGGGTGGGCCGGGCTGGGAGTTCATGTCAAGAGCAGCATTAAAAGATTGGCAGCCAGCAGGGCGTGacggcacgcacctttaatcccagcactctggaggcagagatgggtagatctctgtgagttcaaggacagcctggtctacagagtgagttccaggataaccagagcTAGATcctatctgaaaaaacaaaaaaggaaagaataaaaaaaaggtcgtctctgggtggtggtggtgcacacctttaatcctagcactgggcagaggcaggtggatcttcaagTTTGAGTCCAGACTGGTCTATTGAGAGatttttaggacagccagggcctcacagagaaaccctgttttgaaaaaccaaaataaataaataggttgtCAGTGTGGAAATCCTAgccctggggaagctgaggcaggagaattgctacaagttcaggtcagcctgggctacacagtcagACTTtttcaaagagagagacagagacagggagagaggcctGTCGTTTATCTGCAAACGGCATTTCCTCACCATTTACAATTCCTAGAATTCTGGAACAGTAAACAAACCAGCTGCTTAGCTTTTGTCACTGTCATTTTCATTGTAGTTGTCATTGTCATGGCCTGAGGGTGACTGAATGGGTGCTATGGGGGAGCACCTGGCTGTAGCCAGATGCATGGTACTTTCCCTGAGTACTTTTGCAACCCAAAACCCTCCCAGCATCCTGATGTGATCACCTCTTTTTGCAGGCGAGGCAGaggaagccattttttttcttttaaagattcttcAGGTAGTTTAATCAGGATTCAAATtctggggggtgagggaggagaggggctcCTGAGGCTGGGGGATCCTGAAGCTGGGGGCTCCTAAGGTTGGGGGTCCTGAAGCTGGGGGGCTCCTGAAGTTGGGGAGTCCTGAACCTGAGGAGTCCTGAGGCTGGGGGGTCTGGAAGCTGAGGGCTCCTGAAGTTGGGGGTCCTGAAATTGGGGATCCCGAAGCTGGGGGGGCCCTGAAGCTGGGGGCTCCTGAAGCTAGCCAGTCTTCGTGGCCAGGGTTAGGCTGAGGAAGACGGGCACTGAAGGGAAGAGCGTGATGAGGGTCATCGGGGAAGGGAGAGACCAGAAGCCTGCAACCTGGTCTATGCATGTACACTGTGAGTGCGCATAAGAaacccagtgtggtggcgcacatctgtgattccagcagaggtggaggcagggtgaTTGTAAGTTTACAGTTGTCTTTCCCTACGTAGCCAGTTCTAGGtaagtctgagctacatgagaccctgtctggaaaaactgtGTGTGCACCAGGCTGGAAGAGGACATGGTGACTCTGGGTAGCCTCAAAACACTTTGCCATCAACCTCACAGGGGCCCTGGGGCCGTGACGTTGCCCTTGGAGCCCTGCAGTCCCTCTCAGGTCCCAGCCAGTCCCATAGGACACAGGTCCAAGCCATTCCCTCAGAGAGGAGGCCTCTCAGGAAGTGGGGAACAATAGCAGGGTGTGGCACCCGGAGccagaagcaggggtgggggggggaggggtggtggtggggggactgGCCTTGCCAGACTCTGGCCCACCTTTGCCATACCCTCAGGAATCAGCCGTGTCCCCCTCACCCACAGAGGCTCCCACAGACCAGCTTCAGCCCCTAACTGCTCTCACCTCTGTGCAGTGGGGAGCTGTACACTGCTGGCCGTGGGATTGGTTTGGAGAGTGTACATGGACTGGCCTCCAGGTGAAGCAACCTACTTCTGCCTTATGTGTGAAGACAGAGCCAGGCCTAGCAGGCCCCAGACAACTCCCTCTCCTGGACAGGAATTGACCAAGGATTGTTCTGAGGCAGCTGGAGAGGAAGTCATGGGGGACAGGATAGGGACAGGATGTGGCCAGGGATGAGAACAGCAATATGAGGTCCAGTAATTAGAAGTACAGACTCTGAAATCAGACAGGTCTAGATTTTTGTTCTGCTTCCGCCATGTATTAGGCGGTGTGTCCTTGAAAAAGCCACACAACCTCTCTGGGCTTGTTTACCACTAATTGCTTCTCTGTGGAGacagtgctgtgtgtggtgcacTGAGGACTAAGCACAGCGAGTGCTGGCCCCACCTGGTGTAGGTTTGTGTGTATGGAGTGCTTGGTCTTAACCCCAGGTCATACCACCCTTTCTGCAGACCCCGACTCCAGAGTCTCTTCTGACCACGATCCAGGATGAGCCAGAGGTGCCAGTGAGTGGGGGGCCCAGTGGGGACTTTGAGCTGCAAGAAGAGACCACACAGCCCGACACAGCCAATGAAGTGGTGGCTGTGGGGGGAGCCGCGGCCAAGCCGTCACCTCCACCGGGGACACTGCCCAAGGGTGCCCGCCCAGGCCCTGGCCTCCATGACAATGCCATCGACTCGGGCAGCTCTGCGGCCCAGCTCCCTCAGAAGAGCATACTAGAGAGGAAGGAGGTGCTCGTAGGTGAGGCCAGGCTccagggtgtgggggtggggtgggggggtgtaggggggggggggagggaagggcagggggtAGGGTTcctgagaggcaggaagggagagcaGGGGCTTTACTTGTGAacctctccttccattcctccccagGGAAGTCTgagctcttctttctctctagAACTTTCCTTATATCCTCTGACCCCTTCCGTAGACTCTGACTTTGGACCCTTGCTTTTTGAGGTCATCTCAATTGACCCTGTGGGACCTTCCTAGGTGCTAATAATCTCTTCCCTGTCTTTTGGTTGACCTTTGACCCAACCTTGACCCAAGGCCTTTAAGGCTCACCCTGGTGGGGCTTGGGAGAATCTAACTGGAGACAGCAGGAGATGGTTCTggcactgtgggggaggggaccttCCTTTCCTAATGGTTTTAAGGCAGTGGAGCGTCTGACAGCCAATGATGATGTGTCACACTGGCAAGGACCAGGGCACCTGCCTCCAACCTAGGGAATGGTGTGACCAGTCTGTATTGAGTCACTGGAAAAGGAGTTGGAGGCAGGCAGTGGCGCCAGTACCGTCCTCACCGTCCTCCAGGTCCCCTAGGCGGCTCACACCTCTAAGCTGCTCCTGAGCCCTGCTGACCTCTTGTCTCTTGCTCCACAGCCGTGATcgtgggtggtgtggtgggtgcCCTCTTCGCTGCCTTCCTGGTCACCCTGCTCATCTACCGCATGAAGAAGAAGGACGAGGGCAGCTACACCTTGGAGGAGCCCAAGCAGGCGAGTGTCACGTACCAGAAGCCCGACAAACAGGAGGAGTTCTACGCTTAGCAGAAGCCACAGTTGCCTCGGGCAGCCTCGACGCCACCTTGCCcagtctctgccctccacagcccAGGCCTGGGCCTGGGAAGGAGCCTGGCCCTGCTTCCTTCTGCTCAGACTGCTAGCCTAACACAGACAGTCCTAAGGAGCAGGGGCGCCACCGTCTGCCCCAGACTGTGCCCTTACTGTGCCCTTCTTTAGTCCCATTCCCTCCCGTCGGGGGCATCAGGATCTTGTGTCCAGTGGACAAGAGgaagaaagcccccccccccccgttgctGGTAGAAATAGGGGCAGGCCTAAGATGGCCCACAGTGCTTGCTGATGTCCTCTTCTTGCTACAGAGGCCACCACGCTGGCTTCCAGGACCCACACAAGGCACATCGAGCCCCTCAACTCAAAATTGTCTAGACCTGCGCAGCAGCCTCAAGCTGCTGTTCCAAGGCGCCTCTCAACGGCGGGAGGGTGTCCTTTGTTGTCACCAGCCTGAGCTCTATTCCGGGGTTACcgtttctctctcccctgcccagtGCACATGTCCCAAGGCAGCACCTCTTTCTGCATTGCCTCCCAGGGAAAGGGCTTCCTCAGTGCACAGGACAGCCAGTGGTGAGGGAGGCCACTCGAGTGTCCCTCTGCAGAGGGGGATGTCACATAGCCTCTGTCAACCATTGCTATAATCCTGTACTGCGTTCACACAGGAGACAAAAACATACCCAGTCCTGACCACCCAGTCAGCAAgacatttcatacacacacacacacacacacacacacacacacacacacacacacacacacgcacacacgcacacacgcacgctcCTTCACACAGTGCTCAGACATCCTGATGCTTCTGCCATGCAAGCCACTGTCATCATCACCAATGGTGACCATGCCACCTTGCTCCCACTTTATCTCTTTATGCGTTGGTCCTGCATCTGGCTCCTCTAACCATCTGGGTCACTGAGGAAGGCAGGACCGAGTTGTAGGCATCAGCCCATATTGGGTCCCCCCAGAGTCACCCTATTCCACTTGGTCCCCACCATGACACCTACACCAGCCACACTATGTCAGACAGTCCCACACAGATgcagtctctccctccccacagaGGTTCACAGAGAGGGGTTTGGGGCTAGCCTCTGCCAGCCAAGTCTGAAGGAAGAAGGGTTGATGCCCCAAGCcaggctggaggctgggaagggagTTAGGGTCCCCCAGGACCAAGGACCTGTGTGGGTTGTCCCTGGTCTCCACGtatctcctttcttctctgagccaggagctgtctctgcctcccaggacacATGTCTCCAAAGTGCCTGTGAGGGCGGGCCTCCGCCCAGGCCCTCTGTGTCCTCTGCCCTGGCCTGGCGAGGCCAACCTCAGGCCTACCCACCTTGGGTCCTCTGTGTGGACACAACTGACCGGGCAACTTGGCAGTTCTGGCTTATAACCGGATGGACCCATAGACCAGCAGACTCATCCTAACGCTGTAGGCCCTGAGAGCAGTTGATGGGGACAAGGGTGTCACAGGCCTCAAGTCTACCTTCCTGTCTGTGTTACCCTTAGAAGTGGGGCTGTTTCAGAGGTATTTTAAATGTGGGAATCACCATTCTCTTTTTGGGAAAAGGGGTGTGTTGCTGGAGCTCTCAGCACCCAAGGGGCACAGCTTAGGGTACGATTGGCcggcacccctcccccatctctcacaCATGTTTTGGGTTCAGTCAGGTGACTGCCCGGTTTATTTCTTTTTCGTTTTAAAGATTCCCTCACAGCAGACTTGGGAAGAATGACAACCCACATCTGGGCAATGGAGGCAGGACCTAGGCAGTCGGCAGAGCTCGTCTttagagggggtggggtgggtgaccCACTGCCAGGCTCTGTTCTGTCTTCCAGACCCCATGGCTCCCTTGATGAGGTTTAGAGTTTTGTAAGGAAGCCAGCTGGCCCAGACTTTGAGGCGGTGGAAGAATGACAGAAGTCTTAGGCCTGTGAGACCTGGAGCGCGGAGCTTGGCTAGGGTCTTGCCTGCAGCGGGAGAGCTGGGCAAGGAGCAGAGGAGAGCCGCCCGGTGTCCCAGACTCCCTGATGGCTGCTGTCTTGGTTCTGGTGAGCTTTGGTGAGGAGGCTtaagagctgggggtggggtggaggcagcTTTCAGGTGCTTAGCTCACAGGGACACTGGGGGACCATGGCAGGAGCACCCGGCTTCTGCGTTGGGCTAGAGTCCGCTTTCCACATCCCAGGGTGACTCTGGCCTTGGGGCTGTGGGTTTTGGTCCTCTAGTACCAACACTCCTTTTCTGTGTCCTCAGCATTTGAGAGAAGAGGCTATGTATGCGACCCAGGCCCCAAGGCCGAGGTCTAGGCTTTAAGCCCATGAAGTTGACATGAAGGTTAATGTCATGGGCAGCCCAGATGCACTTGGGCCAGCCTGATGAGGCCAGGATGATTTAAGAGAGCTCAGTTACAAGGGTAAACTGAACTCTTCCTAGTGCAATGTGGGTGCAGGGTCCCTACCCTGCCCCAGAAACAGTGCGGTACATGCAGAGCCTGCCCCAATGAGTCCAGGGACACCTCAGTGCTCCCAAGAAGGTGTTCCGGATGCCGGCATGCCTGGAAGCATACTGCATTCTGAATGAAAGGAGCTGATGCTGTCTTGGACCTCTCCAGGCCATGGTTTCCTGAGGGAAGTAAGGCATGCTGGGGCCAAAGAACTGCAGAGCTAGACTTCGTCTCTCTTGGGGGCCAGACTAGGGACTGTATGTGCAAGGTTGATTCCCTTTGATTGCCAGAGGCATGTGGGTGACAGCCAGGACTGGTTGAGCAGACTTGCAGCAAGGGCTTAGGATGCTGGGGCCAGACCCCACCTGGGCTTGACTTAGCTGCCCACTAGGCCTCCAGGCTGGGGTTCGCACCACGGAAAGCAGAGCCAACATTGCTTTCAGGGCAGGGGGTGGCTGCCTCGGCTGTCCTGGCTTTCCCCTGGGATGTACCTCCCCAGTCTTGGTGTCTGTAAATAGAAGCCCACACTGTACAGATCTATAGAGAGGCCCAAACTGGGCCCTGGAGTCACCATCGGAGGGGCTGATGGCCTGGCTTCCCCCAGGTGCCCTCTGGGTGCTGCTTGGGTATGCCTGGCCCCAGCGTGGTGAATGCATGTAAATACTTTTCGTAGACAGTGTGGTTCCAGAGAGCCCTCTGAGGCAGTGTCTCCCCACCGCACCGCCTCATCCTCTCTCCTGTACAGAACCCTCCCAGCCCCTGAGCCACCAGGAACGGGGgttttctcccctccccaggcTCTTCCTACCCTTCCCCCGCCCCAATAACCTGTTTATTAACCATCCTTGTCCTGAGTTCATGGCCAAAACTTAAATACAAAACGGAGGGAAGTTGGATAAAGATACCAAGGTCCGGTCTACCCCACCACGGGTGCTCGTCCACCCCTGCCTTGGGAAGGACacggcttgctttgttttgtttctgtttgttttgttttcgtcttttgtttgtttgtttgtttgtttttaacatttcccTGTGCTGTGCCCATttataagaggaaataaaattaagctgAAAAGATGCTGTGTGGTCTACCACTTGTGAGATGATCAAGGGATTGCTCAGGAGGGACAGCCCATGCTTACCTGGTGCCTCAGTCACTGTCCCTTTGGGAGATGGAGGGGACCCAGGAGCAATGGATTAGCATTCTCATGGGAACCTTGAGGTAAAAGTTGTGGTTGGATGAATGCGGGAGAAatggtgtgtgtgactgtggttGGGTGGAGGTTGCTGTTCACTTCCTGGGGGAGATTCCAGCTTCAGGCTGCAAAGAGAATCTTGGCCTATAGGATGCAGAAACTGTATCCATGCATGAGGGGAGACTGCGCCCATTGGGGTCTGATATgctccttctttttgttgttgtctgttttgatttttgtttttggagacaggggttctctgtgtaaccctgcctgtcctggactcgctttgtagaccaggctggtctcgaactcacagagatccacctgcctctgcctcccgagtgctggcgttaaaggcgtgtgctgccaccaccccaGCTGGTAGGCTCATTCTAGTGTCCAGGTGGTAGCATTTCCCAGCCTCAGGCTGTGGGCAAACCCTTGGGTACTCTGAGCCCGTGTCCCGAGCCACAACGTGGAATGGTCATGTGTCCCCTGTGGAGCGGGGAGAGGGCGCCATGAGGAACAACACACGAGGAGCACAGTTCTGCCCATTGCCAACCTGCTCGTGGTGTTTTTGAAGACCGTAGGAGTAGAGTGGGACCCGGAGACCTCACCTTTCTGTGGCCTGGCTCACTAGGTTCAGGGTCACACAAGGCCCCTGTCTAGCCTCTGCTGGACACGAGAGCCTAGGTGCAGTCAGGGAGTCTGGGGCCTGCACAGCCAGGCCCACTGCTTGTTCGCAGGTTCTTCCCACTTTTAATGAAAGCAGCTGTGCTACACTCACCACCATTCATGCTCTTATGGGGACATAACACAAGGCTATTTTACCCCCAAGGCAGAAACTAGATGGCAGGTATGGGTGTCATAGTCACAGCCTGCCCTCCTCCAAGGGGAACCTCCTCATGGCTTCAGAAACCCAGACAGCATCTCTGGTAAGTTGGAGCCTAAAGCCTGAAGACCTAGTGATGGCCTGGTCACTCTTTCATGCCTCCCTCCATCTTCACCTTTTCCACTAAAGGTTCTCAAATATCTACTGTGCACCTGGCCTG from Acomys russatus chromosome 29, mAcoRus1.1, whole genome shotgun sequence encodes the following:
- the Sdc3 gene encoding syndecan-3, whose product is MKPGPPRRGTAQGPRVDTATHAPGARGLLLPPLLLLLLAGRAAGAQRWRSENFERPVDLEGSGDDDSFPDDELDYLYSGSGSGYFEQESGLETAMQFVPDIALAAPTAPAVLPTTDIQPVDTPFEELVSEHPSPEPVTSPPLMTEVTEVLEEPSQRATTMSTTASTTAATTTGAPTMATAPATAATTAPSTPAAPPAMASTADIRTTGIQGLLPLPLTTAATAQAATPAAPSPPTTVATLDTEAPTPRLVNTATSRPRALPWPVTTQEPDVAERSTLPLGTTAPGPTEVAQTPTPESLLTTIQDEPEVPVSGGPSGDFELQEETTQPDTANEVVAVGGAAAKPSPPPGTLPKGARPGPGLHDNAIDSGSSAAQLPQKSILERKEVLVAVIVGGVVGALFAAFLVTLLIYRMKKKDEGSYTLEEPKQASVTYQKPDKQEEFYA